acatttctctccgtacaagtaatgacgccataactttaaagcaaacactatagccgccaactcaagatcatgaactggatatttctacTCATGGGGCTTTAACTGCCTAGAcacatacgcaataaccttatcatgttgcattagcacacagcctaatcctttaagagaagcatcactgtaaattaCGTAATTCCCGGTTTCATCTGGTAATGTTAACATTGGTGCTGTCACTAGTCTTTTCTTTAGCTCTtggaagctttcttcacatttctccgtccaaaTAAATCTCTCATTCTTCCAGGTCAGCTTGGTCAACGGGGTTGCAATCTTGGTaaagtccttcacaaatcttcggtaaAAGCCTGCTAAGccaagaaaacttctaatttcCGTTGGGGTCTTCGGTTGTTCCCATCTGGATACCGCTTCAATCTTTGCACGGTCTACCTTAATACCATCCTTACCAACTATATGACCTAAAAACTGGActtcctccaaccaaaattcacactttaaGAATTTAGCATATAATCGTTTTTCTCTAAACCTTTGTAATGCCATCCTTAGATGTCCGGCATGGTCGTCTTTGGTCTttgagtagatgaggatgtcatcaataaatacaataacaaacttatccaggtACTTCATATACACCgggttcattaaatccataaaagccgctggcGCATTAGTCAACCCgaatgacatcactagaaactcataatggccatacctggtTAAAAAAGCAatcttcggtatatcttcaggcttgatcttcaaccgatgatagcccgatcttaagtcaatcttggaaaaacaacatgctcccttcagttgatcaaataaatcatcaatcctggggagaggatacttattcttgatggttaacttattcaattctcggtagtcaatacacaatctcatgcttccgtccttctttttcacaaacaacactggcgcgctccatggggatacacttggtctaattaccccttatccaaaagttcctggagttgtttagctagttctttcatttctaTTGAGGCCAtacggtaaggtgcctttgaaactggttctgctcccggaatcaaatcaatagaaaactcaatctctcgatctggtggtaatcctagtaactcgtctggaaacacatctgaaaATTCATTAACTACGAGAATCTCCTCCAATCCGGGTACTCTCTTCTCAGTGTCCACAATATGGGCTAaatacgcttcacatccttgtctcaatAACCTCTTCGCTTCCAAGATAGAAAGAAATTTCTTGTCCTGCTTCTGTCCTTGATAAACTATTCTTTTATCGTCTTCTGAATATaacaaaactttctttttcttacaatcaatatttgccttatgctaagacaaccaatccattcctaaaattacatcaaactctcctaactgaaAAGGTATTAAATCCACCAAAAAGAGATGCCCACAGATTTCTATTTAACATCTAGGGAAAAATTAGTTTACTGAAACTTTATCCTGATTAGCTACCTCTATCGACAAGGACTCATCTAGATCTTTCAACATCAAATTCATTTTACTTACACATCCtttagatataaaagacttagatgctcccttatcaaataaaaccttaacaGGCACGGAATTTaaagaaagcgtacctgcaaccacatctgaatcttgagcattagatttcttggtcattttaaaggttctggctcttgctgttctagttgctggtccttgagattcaTTCCCTCCTACACTACCTTGAGTAGCCGTCTTGCAATTTCTGGAGATGTGCCCAACCTTACCACACTTGAAGCAGGTGACTCTGATGTTTCCTGGGTTACATTTTGACGCATAATGACCTTTTTTATCGTATTTAAAACACTGGACATCCTTCCGACACTGACCACTATGCTTTTTATCACATAACTTACAATCCACAACTGGCTTAGTGGACTGGACTGGGCGGAGGCAACTAAGGTGACACCGGAATTTGTCTGAGCCATGCCTTGCCTTCTAAATCTCCTATTCTTATTACGGCCAAACTTCCTTGGGAACTTCTGACTAGACTCCTCCTGGTCTGCATTACATGTAccaccttcaaactttctcttctgatcacccctttccttggaggccaacttctgatcactctcaatCACCAGGGCGGCTTGAACTACAAAGGTATATATTTTAAGTTGTAGGGCCATCACTCCACTACGAATTTCCGGCTTtaatccttgctgaaatctcctagctttctgaatctcagtgttcacatatccaggggctagtcgagccaactccgtaaacttggcctcagACTCAGCCACGCTCTTTTCTCCTTGCTTTAATTCCAAAAACTCTACTTCCAACTGACTCTGCAAACAATCTGGAAAATACTTCTGTAGAAACAACTCCATAAATCTGGCCCAAGAAACGGGGCCTTCTCTTTCTAAGGCACGCgcagattcccaccaaaaacttgcttcacctttaagaaaataactagcataatctgacttagaatcatcactcacctgaataagggtgaaggctttctccatttctttaagccaaattctagcagcaatcgggtctacctcgcccttaaactctgggggtttaacTGACTGGAAAGAATTGAAACTAACAGTCTGGTTCAACTCTCTTGGCTGGGGTTGTTGTTGAAGCTGtaactgttgttggatttgttgatgttgttgttgtataAATTGCTGTTATTGTAGGAATTGATGTTGCTACTGTTGGgattgttcttgctgctgagccatctgattagactgttggcgcaacaaatctagtaatccatccatgactgggcccccttcagagttcctgctggaggaattggacgggaaatttttcttgggaggcattctcctgaaacacaacaaaaaggttttatatgaaaattgtgcccCCGAGTAGCAACAGCTTTATGCATTAGGAGAATGCGGTCACAATTAAATATTCCCTTCCTTGTTTATTTGGGGTCCACCCATGATGCATAACTAAATTCAACAAATCCAGCAATGaatacaacaataacaataacagcAATAACAAAAGTGCAATAGAATAAAACCAACAACCGTAATATCAGAAAAATAATAGTACAACAACAGTACAAATCCATCTAACAACTACAGTACAACACCCATAATATACtaagtacacaacaaaattggctgtcatagcagccccgCCCAATACAAGCTACAATACATAAAAAACATGCATAAGAAAAGCATCTACAAAACTCCTACAACTAACTTCGAGCTCTGTATCTCACTGCAACAACTCTAATCTAGCCActgccactgccaccaatggatcctaactcaaataccaaccagttcacgagatcctggtactgaacaactctaaactcggagctaatgaaaagatcaatgGTCCGAGCTCTCTCTACTGCAGCCTGAGTCAAGGATCGCACTCTCTCCTGTACATCTGGGGAAGGGGCAGGAATACCCTGGAAAGGCCCGACCGGAATCTGGTCAAGCTGAGCTGCTAACCCTGGGCTCTGCTCTCTGATCAAAGACTGGTTCACcactcggtgaacatggtaagggatcggggaTGATGCACCTGAAGGAACAGAGGGAGGAACAGGCGGTCTCGAGGTGGAGGAATTGGGACCACATCCTGtagggaaatccctaacagccgATACTGACCTTCGTACCCAGCGAGGACGGATACTAGGTCCTAACACACCTCCTGATACAACTGGAGGAACAGGTGGAGGAGGCATGGGAGTCTCCTCGGCTACAACATCCAAGGTCCGCTCAGAATCTGAATCATCTGAGTCTGACGGGTTTCCCCTAGAAGGAGAACTGGAGATCACTATAGGCCACTGCCAACCATAACAATATACAGGAAAGACATAACAAGATTAAGGCAAGTCTATTAAGATgttaatagatgccagggtaacaccGTAGGAACCCTCGACTGACACTTAAGGTTGCTCCTCGACATGAGTTGCAGACTCACACTATAGGACATACTTCCTACACCTTACTGACTCAACTCttaacctaaattagggacttgaacctgtagctctgataccaactgtgacggcctcaaccctggggtcagggCTGGCGTCACAAAAAATATGATAAACTATAACAAAAACtactaaatatatttattataatacacgaccccaaccaggagccgagataggttcaagtattatttaggttacaacacacacacactaaattattcaaaaccagacatcctcacttattacagcaactcatcagacctcagggcctgatacaaactacctcagaggagccgggaccggagactgacactctacgctgacctggtcttctagacatctgcaataaataaatacaaaacaagctgcaagggtgagcaatccattgcccaacagtacctctatatgaataaccagtaacaAGATGTATAAAATAGTATAGGAATATATATTAGACTAGTATACAAAAAATCCGTAAaataggtataaactggatatcaaaactagcatgctttgcaaaataacatcatctgtagtgtgctgtgtaaaaatactagagttcaattttagcatgctatttcttttccaaaaccactgtccattgctggacccataaatcacctgtcccgttacggggaccgtAAACCATTTGTTCTGTTTcgggaaccattaaacctttatcagatataaaagaggatgaaatctagggacagctgatcagtctatcccaccacaaatttcattccggaactcagagactagctagctctctgtcatgctggactaagcggcctaccagtgcgcatgtaacacccccagatccggggtcggggatccgggtcgtcacggtctttctttccacaatatcacttcacttaattaataaataaccttatgctgtgaccccacactaacacacaccacaacccgttatagtctcagagatgaaatttaaataagtacaagtctttgaatccacaatttaaaagttattacaacccaaaatgattacttgataaatttacagttaattgccattatctgccacaagttataattatacataattgattctcaaaagtagatggtctgatctacaatagatctacctctgcagctatagcagctacaacatcaacgggaagacgcaggacgcttcccacgcgcttgcgctgggtctgctggagtctggccatctttcctaactgttgttgtgtgatgaagaaataaagcaagagtgagccttacagctcgcaagataatatatagtgataacaataatataagtatctaaatggatacttactagaatcttttatcgtgtgtaagataattactagtatatacttactagtatatgagccttctcatagtactcatgaaagtcttggtcaaaagaaatgaaccaagtttgatatcttaatgcgatgaagtcgcaaaatattcagtatatatacatatatacttttcaaaatattggaagtcctcttccatgcataatatacacaaaatcccagtgtataactgtatatataaaaaaatatcgttgcaaggtgatctcatatatctaaccttgtctcaacatttttctgaaaatctttgtcatacataagacaattattaattagatataagtttaaaagatgaagttaccaaatactccaatatacttatatcttttccaaatactacttgaactaccaccgttcaagttataattaatttcaaaagttcatcacatagatgagactataagaccagatttgaatagattaaatctttaaaatattatcaaaataaaatgaagttacgagatacttcatttgatgtaaacatcattttgaaaacttgaccctgccaacacccaacaatcgcccaaccgtagcctttctatcgaagtgctctgggtagtgttgcagaaattatccaattggatgatgaactcattacgggagtttgccgcgccaggaagaccactcacgatgatcagtcgtagtagtacaaccccaccattttctacatgtagaggagaacctgtcggatttacttgtcaaccgaacactgaactcctaaggaatggaccgccttagcggaacttccaggccgtttgggccaatataataaggctgggccggcgctactcggccacttacgccactcctagttcagatgaaatccatgactctgaaacgtaa
The sequence above is drawn from the Apium graveolens cultivar Ventura chromosome 2, ASM990537v1, whole genome shotgun sequence genome and encodes:
- the LOC141695194 gene encoding putative mitochondrial protein AtMg00860, translated to MALQRFREKRLYAKFLKCEFWLEEVQFLGHIVGKDGIKVDRAKIEAVSRWEQPKTPTEIRSFLGLAGFYRRFVKDFTKIATPLTKLTWKNERFIWTEKCEESFQELKKRLVTAPMLTLPDETGNYAVKAP